From Methanobrevibacter ruminantium:
CAATTGATAAATTTCCTACCATAATAAATCCTCATAAAACTAAAATAATTAAAATAATCAATGAATTAAAATTAATTTCTAAACTTAATTCTTAATTTAATAATATTTAAGTTAAAACTAATATTTAAATTAATTTGAATAAGTAAAAACTAAACTATAAAATAAATAAATTACATAAATAAATGGTAACTATTTTAAAATAACACAACACACCAATAAGATTTAAAGATTGATAATATGATAAAAAAACAAACTAAAAGCTATTCAAAAAAGGAAATCTATAATAATCTCCACCCTTATGTGAAGCAGTGGTTTGAGAATATCTTTGAAGACTTTACACCTGCACAAAAACAAGCGATTCCTGAAATTCATAAAGGGAACAACATACTTGTTTCATCACCAACAGGATCTGGAAAGACATTGACTGCATTCCTATCGGTCATTAATGAACTGACTGAACTTGCAGATAAAGGGGAACTTGAAGATAAGGTTTATTGCATTTACATATCTCCTCTAAAGGCATTGGACAATGACATTGAAAGAAACCTTGACCAGCCCCTTAGGGAAATAGAGAAAATAGCTAAAAAGCCATTAGGAATCAGAAAGGCAGTTAGAACTGGAGACACCACCCAATATCAAAGGACAAAGATGTTGAAGTCCCCCCCACATATTCTGATTACAACACCTGAAACATTATCAATCCTCCTTGTCGCGCCTAAATTCCGGGAAAAATTATCACATGTAAAGTATGTGATTGTTGATGAGATCCATTCATTGGCTGAAAACAAGAGGGGAGTTCACTTAAGCCTATCATTAGAGAGATTGCAGCATCTAATTGGGGGATTTACAAGGATTGGATTATCCGCTACAGTAAGCCCTCTTGAAGAAGTTGCAAGATTCCTTGTAGGATATGAATACGGAGTGGAAAGGGATTGTATCCTAGTTGATATCAATTATCTGAAGGAACTGGATATAGAAGTTATCTCTCCAGTTGACGATATTGTAATAGCTGATGATGAGGATACGAGAATGGCAACTTATGCCCTAATCGATGACTTAGTGATGGAACATAAGACAACCTTGATATTTACAAATACCCGTAGCGCTACAGAACGCTATGTTTACAACCTCAAAAAGCTTTACGGAGAACATTTCAATAGCAACAACATTATGGCACACCACTCTTCCCTATCAAAGGAATCAAGATTGGAAACTGAAGAAAAACTAAAGAGAGGTGAGCTTAGGGCTGTTGTATCCTCAACTTCACTTGAACTTGGAATAGATATAGGTTACATTGACCTTGTAATACTTATCAACTCACCGAAATCAGTTTCAAGGGCTCTTCAAAGAATCGGTAGAAGCGGCCACAGATTGCATGAAAAGTCCAAGGGAAGAATAATCGTTACAGATAGAGATGAACTTGTAGAATGTTCTGTTCTCTTGAAAAATGCTAAGGAAGGAAAAATTGACAACATAAAAATCCCTAAGGACTGCTTGGATGTGCTTTCACAACATATCTATGGAATGGGAATAGAAAACCCTTGGGACATCGATTATGCCTACGATGTGATTAGAAAAAGCTATTGCTATAAGGATCTGGAAAGGGATGACTATGAAGATGTCCTAAGCTATTTGGCAGGAGAGTATGTGGAACTTGAAGAGCGTTACGTTTATGCTAAAATCTGGATAGACTATAAGGAAAACACCTTTGGAAAAAGGGGAAAATTAGCAAGGATGCTTTATTCCACAAACATTGGAACCATACCTGACCATTCTGCAGTAATCGTGAAATGTGATGGGGAGCCAATAGGTAAGGTTGAAGAGGACTTTATGGAAAAGCTTAAAAAAGGTGACAGCTTTGTTCTTGGCGGAAGAACATACAAATTCAATTATGGAAAGGGAATGACCATAAATGTCTCTCCAGCATCAGGACCTCCTACAATCCCTTCATGGTATTCTGAGCAATTGCCTCTTGCATTTGACCTTGCAGTAGACATCCAGAGATTTAGATACATTCTTGAAAGCAAGTTCCAGTATGGAAGATCTAAAGAGGAAATAATGGAATTCCTTCATGAATACCTTTATGTTGATGAGTTTGCAGCAAACTCAATCTATGAATACTTCAATGAACAGTTCCTCTATGCCCAAATACCTCACAAACAAAAGCTTCTTGTTGAGTATTACACAGGATTTGGAGGAAGAAAATTCGTTGTTTTCCATAGCTTGTTTGGAAGGAAGACAAATGATGCGCTTGCAAGGGCAGTGGCTTATGTGGCAAGTGACAGAAACAAG
This genomic window contains:
- a CDS encoding ATP-dependent helicase; translated protein: MIKKQTKSYSKKEIYNNLHPYVKQWFENIFEDFTPAQKQAIPEIHKGNNILVSSPTGSGKTLTAFLSVINELTELADKGELEDKVYCIYISPLKALDNDIERNLDQPLREIEKIAKKPLGIRKAVRTGDTTQYQRTKMLKSPPHILITTPETLSILLVAPKFREKLSHVKYVIVDEIHSLAENKRGVHLSLSLERLQHLIGGFTRIGLSATVSPLEEVARFLVGYEYGVERDCILVDINYLKELDIEVISPVDDIVIADDEDTRMATYALIDDLVMEHKTTLIFTNTRSATERYVYNLKKLYGEHFNSNNIMAHHSSLSKESRLETEEKLKRGELRAVVSSTSLELGIDIGYIDLVILINSPKSVSRALQRIGRSGHRLHEKSKGRIIVTDRDELVECSVLLKNAKEGKIDNIKIPKDCLDVLSQHIYGMGIENPWDIDYAYDVIRKSYCYKDLERDDYEDVLSYLAGEYVELEERYVYAKIWIDYKENTFGKRGKLARMLYSTNIGTIPDHSAVIVKCDGEPIGKVEEDFMEKLKKGDSFVLGGRTYKFNYGKGMTINVSPASGPPTIPSWYSEQLPLAFDLAVDIQRFRYILESKFQYGRSKEEIMEFLHEYLYVDEFAANSIYEYFNEQFLYAQIPHKQKLLVEYYTGFGGRKFVVFHSLFGRKTNDALARAVAYVASDRNKRNITISITDNGFYLSSEGKMGALEALERLNPNNFENILIRSLDKTETLASRFRHCAGRSLMTLRRYKGHEKSVGRQQVRGKILLKYIQEMDNNFPILKESRREATEDYMDIKNAKRVISWISSGEMEIKTINTIIPSPFAFNLVSQGYLEVLKQNDKSEFTKRMHRAVIEKIKEQMGNDYY